One window of Pocillopora verrucosa isolate sample1 chromosome 9, ASM3666991v2, whole genome shotgun sequence genomic DNA carries:
- the LOC131773228 gene encoding putative uncharacterized protein DDB_G0268364 isoform X1, whose product MFSDTPSFTGLQGFETDIMTSKRELFIWKKHHDPLLLKEVVLEEPFKHNNGSKEKGASWSKIADALTQHGMKVTQRSVRERFDKLYSDFKEREREEKQASGIDVEYDDNHKALTEIHERVLELEEERQDKETQEKATAAEMRKRATERLCVKKRRSKDDATVSDEPEEEVSPKRRMSQTSMVDMMRENMTMKQKYQEEQGQIRSRELDLRAAELQQQQQFQSMLIQQQQQFQQQQQAMTMAMFNTLNELFKNMKN is encoded by the exons atgttcagtGACACACCGTCATTTACTGGGTTACAGGGGTTTGAAACAg ACATTATGACCAGCAAAAGAGAATTGTTCATCTGGAAAAAGCATCATGATCCTCTTCTATTAAAAGAAGTAGTATTGGAAGAACCATTCAAACATAATAATGGCTCCAAAGAAAAAGGTGCCTCGTGGTCCAAAATTGCAGATGCATTAACTCAACATGGAATGAAGGTCACACAAAGATCAGTCAGAGAAAGGTTTGATAAACTTTACAGTGActtcaaagaaagagaaagagaggagaAACAAGCCAGTGGCATAGATGTTGAGTATGATGACAACCACAAAGCACTTACAGAGATCCATGAGAGGGTGTTAGAACTGGAAGAGGAAAGACAAGATAAGGAGACACAGGAGAAGGCTACAGCTGCGGAAATGAGGAAGAGGGCAACTGAGAGATTATGTGTCAAAAAACGACGAAGCAAAGATGATGCTACTGTTAGTGACGAACCAGAGGAGGAAGTGTCACCAAAAAGGAGGATGAGTCAGACAAGCATGGTTGATATGATGAGGGAGAACATGACAATGAAGCAGAAATATCAGGAAGAGCAAGGGCAGATAAGAAGCAGAGAGCTGGATTTACGGGCAGCTGAGTTGCAACAACAGCAGCAGTTTCAAAGCATGCTAATCCAGCAGCAACAGCAATTccaacaacagcaacaagcAATGACCATGGCAATGTTCAATACCTTAAATGAACttttcaaaaacatgaaaaattaa
- the LOC131789023 gene encoding 2Fe-2S ferredoxin-like, whose amino-acid sequence MAARVLRKFCSPTTLSPLKHYFNLCPRNTSLFVTRNVCIRMASTSTSKANEKKDVVTVSFIDRDGDKMTVSAKIGDSLLDVAKDNDLDLEGACEGTLSCSTCHLIFEPEEMKTLNLDDPSDEELDMLDLAYGLEDTSRLGCQIIVTKAFEGITLRVPKAHRDVRDL is encoded by the exons ATGGCTGCCCGCGTATTACGCAAGTTTTGTTCTCCAACAACTCTTTCacctttgaaacattatttcaaTTTATGTCCAAGAAACACATCTTTATTTGTAACTAGAAATGTCTGTATACGAATGGCCAGTACATCCACGTCAAAGGCGAATGAGAAAAAGGATGT gGTGacagtaagttttattgatagAGATGGAGACAAAATGACTGTAAGTGCAAAAATAGGAGATAGTTTATTGGATGTGGCAAAAGACAATGATCTTGATTTAGAAG GTGCTTGTGAAGGGACCCTGTCATGTTCTACTTGTCATTTGATATTTGAACCTGAAGAAATGAAGACATTGAACTTGGATGACCCATCAGATGAGGAACTTGACATGCTGGACTTAGCATATGGACTGGAAGACAC GTCTCGTCTTGGCTGTCAGATCATTGTTACCAAGGCCTTTGAAGGAATAACTTTGAGAGTGCCAAAAGCCCACAGAGATGTCCGTGATCTCTGA
- the LOC131773228 gene encoding capping protein inhibiting regulator of actin dynamics-like isoform X2, translated as MTSKRELFIWKKHHDPLLLKEVVLEEPFKHNNGSKEKGASWSKIADALTQHGMKVTQRSVRERFDKLYSDFKEREREEKQASGIDVEYDDNHKALTEIHERVLELEEERQDKETQEKATAAEMRKRATERLCVKKRRSKDDATVSDEPEEEVSPKRRMSQTSMVDMMRENMTMKQKYQEEQGQIRSRELDLRAAELQQQQQFQSMLIQQQQQFQQQQQAMTMAMFNTLNELFKNMKN; from the coding sequence ATGACCAGCAAAAGAGAATTGTTCATCTGGAAAAAGCATCATGATCCTCTTCTATTAAAAGAAGTAGTATTGGAAGAACCATTCAAACATAATAATGGCTCCAAAGAAAAAGGTGCCTCGTGGTCCAAAATTGCAGATGCATTAACTCAACATGGAATGAAGGTCACACAAAGATCAGTCAGAGAAAGGTTTGATAAACTTTACAGTGActtcaaagaaagagaaagagaggagaAACAAGCCAGTGGCATAGATGTTGAGTATGATGACAACCACAAAGCACTTACAGAGATCCATGAGAGGGTGTTAGAACTGGAAGAGGAAAGACAAGATAAGGAGACACAGGAGAAGGCTACAGCTGCGGAAATGAGGAAGAGGGCAACTGAGAGATTATGTGTCAAAAAACGACGAAGCAAAGATGATGCTACTGTTAGTGACGAACCAGAGGAGGAAGTGTCACCAAAAAGGAGGATGAGTCAGACAAGCATGGTTGATATGATGAGGGAGAACATGACAATGAAGCAGAAATATCAGGAAGAGCAAGGGCAGATAAGAAGCAGAGAGCTGGATTTACGGGCAGCTGAGTTGCAACAACAGCAGCAGTTTCAAAGCATGCTAATCCAGCAGCAACAGCAATTccaacaacagcaacaagcAATGACCATGGCAATGTTCAATACCTTAAATGAACttttcaaaaacatgaaaaattaa
- the LOC131789014 gene encoding coiled-coil domain-containing protein 174 — MAAKRVFDVNEASIVDLKAELARKESQFKREKLGGEKILNRQPKKPPVWAKVKKETKVTNSGSVPSKQDELSLEEQQALQKSRQALEAKAALYEKMARGEIEDEGDDEEGGRFLVDFHKKIYSKDEEHLQDSDELKDEDIPTPSGPEEEWVDYVDSLGRERRCLRKDLKHLQEMDKEMNAPKGPPTLLSEDMRRELARQEWEKEEEEAMNKPIGPVHYQDIRFDEIRNHGVGYYQFSTNEEERQEQMKTLDKLRDQTMEQRVRTQKLKDKRKAAMDARLAKVRERKLKKLKASGELSEESVETNGQLQRNEKEQKDSEDTRETTTSEQNVEEGSLEKEEEHVDMPRRPLKKEDLPEWARHKIKQWDQPRSSPRTDPRLERDQEFAPPSFYYEETNTTQSSKNTRKESKKLINQQKEIKNERYRENETREISHDEEQKEFKPLEQQQQLQRPIQTQPVASYTPDIPRLPPPPQEFVHPPWSGYPWRPPPNIPPPPLPLVNQIPWQPNFPYNVPPPPIPWQPNVTPWQPYQAPSTLGASPVSSTHVTQGSNPSNSSRANMSLSAKDTSDEKTTMAAENTETMNDPNQIQRRDRTIPSTEELAGFVARCRSST, encoded by the exons ATGGCGGCCAAACGAGTTTTCGACGTGAATGAAGCTTCG ATTGTAGACTTAAAAGCTGAACTCGCCCGGAAAGAGTCGCAGTTCAAGCGAGAGAAACTTGGAGGCGAAAAGATATTAAATCGACAACCTAAG AAACCTCCAGTGTGGGCTAAAGTTAAAAAGGAGACAAAAGTTACAAACTCAGGGAGTGTACCTTCCAAACAAGATGAATTGTCATTAGAGGAACAACAAGCTCTGCAAAAATCAAG GCAAGCTTTGGAAGCCAAAGCAGCATTGTATGAGAAGATGGCAAGAGGTGAAATTGAAG ATGAAGGTGATGATGAAGAAGGAGGGAGATTTTTGGTGGACTTCCAcaagaaaatttattcaaag GATGAAGAGCATCTCCAGGATTCAGATGAACTGAAAGATGAAGACATACCAACCCCCTCAGGACCTGAAGAGGAATG GGTTGATTATGTAGATTCACTGGGTAGGGAAAGGAGATGTCTGCGTAAAGATCTGAAACATCTTCAAGAGatggataaagaaatgaatgcTCCAAAGGG TCCCCCGACACTTTTATCTGAAGACATGCGGAGAGAGCTCGCGAGGCAAGAATGggagaaagaagaggaagaagccATGAATAAACCCATTGGACCTGTTCATTATCAAGATATACGCTTTGATG aaaTCCGCAATCATGGTGTGGGATATTATCAGTTTTCAACAAACGAAGAAGAAAGACAAGAGCAGATGAAAACGTTAGATAAACTGAGGGATCAG ACAATGGAGCAGCGAGTTCGtactcagaaattaaaagacaaacgAAAAGCTGCAATGGACGCTCGTCTTGCTAAagtaagagaaagaaaactgaaaaaactgaaAGCTTCCGGCGAACTAAGCGAGGAATCAGTAGAGACGAATGGACAATTGCAACGGAATGAGAAAGAACAGAAAGACTCAGAGGATACGAGAGAAACAACAACATCAGAACAAAATGTTGAGGAGGGATCACTTGAGAAGGAAGAGGAACATGTTGATATGCCTCGAAGGCCTTTGAAAAAAGAGGATTTACCCGAATGGGCACGACACAAAATTA AGCAATGGGACCAACCTCGATCGTCACCACGTACAGACCCGCGATTAGAAAGAGACCAGGAATTTGCACCACCTTCCTTTTACTACGAAGAAACTAACACCACCCAGAGCAGTAAAAACACTCGGAAAGAATCGAAAAAACTAATTAATCAGCAGAAAGAAATCAAGAATGAAAGATATCGGGAGAATGAGACTCGTGAGATCTCTCATgatgaagaacaaaaagaattcAAACCACtagaacagcaacaacaattaCAGCGACCAATTCAAACTCAACCGGTTGCTTCATATACCCCTGATATTCCCCGTCTTCCCCCTCCTCCACAAGAATTTGTTCATCCGCCGTGGTCTGGGTATCCGTGGCGTCCCCCTCCTAACATCCCACCACCGCCACTGCCACTGGTAAATCAGATACCATGGCAACCAAATTTTCCTTATAACGTTCCACCGCCTCCAATTCCTTGGCAACCCAATGTTACTCCATGGCAACCCTATCAGGCGCCGTCCACATTGGGAGCTAGCCCCGTCTCCAGCACGCACGTGACTCAGGGTTCAAATCCATCGAATTCTTCAAGGGCTAACATGTCCCTGTCTGCGAAAGACACATCGGACGAGAAAACAACGATGGCGGCGGAGAATACTGAGACTATGAATGATCCTAATCAGATCCAGCGTAGAGACAGAACAATTCCGTCAACAGAGGAACTTGCTGGCTTTGTAGCTCGCTGTCGATCAAGtacttaa
- the LOC131789012 gene encoding protein C-mannosyl-transferase DPY19L3, translated as MSELRRRKAGPRKDKNRPSASHANDSSKGQLKSERKPEQGVWYTCVNYIFGATVAVIVGLKYALYVRELHENDMWFSNIGQIEREISFRTESGLYFSFYKQIVLAPSLLQGIQDVMHDNRTEHLRTINILERFNIYQEVILAALYRILPIQGSVEYVYFYIDTIFGLHGMYMVSLFVSSWLLSGSWLAGLLSASFYIFNKDETTRLWFTIPLRESFGFPFIFAQLAFITVYFKRNVSSLAQAVCLVGIAVSTFFFTLVWQFAQFILLLESMAFFGTYSLGFIPKYKARAMYLMVISSLLGVCILQFVNDMILCSLALSFAIASFILLTFHSEDNSNDSFIYKVLKLIINIAATLLLAGCISFVSKVIFRIESDEHIFKFLKSKFGYGIGRDFDSLLYLCEKAFQFCPLAVYSRLTTGVVFPCYVVSLLAVLFLLAYTVFMNWRSKPEDTAEETKCLYLNSHPEVVYQAIQSVFFGALAITTVRFKYLWIPHMCLFAAGIFCNQAFWKAALNKVGIKQIYGKVMGHGVPVLLLALLLYNRLPNALKELEFLREFYDPDTVQLMKWINENTPPDASFTGSMQLLAGVKLCTDRHITNHPHYENKFLRERTKQVYQIYARRPPEEVYKILRQHSTDYIILENSICLSQQDRGCRLVDLLDLDNGHMIEGGQSEEGLHLTNVPRFCKAIKTDVKNFSPYFKKVFENRTFYLYKLL; from the exons ATGTCAGAATTACGAAGGAGGAAGGCTGGTCCCAGAAAAGACAAGAATCGGCCTTCGGCATCTCATGCGAACGACAGTTCGAAAGGCCAGCTGAAATCTGAAAGGAAACCGGAACAAGGGGTTTGGTATACTTGCGTTAATTACATCTTTGGAGCGACTGTTGCCGTGATTGTAGGACTCAAATATGCTCTATATGTGCGGGAACTTCACGAAAATGATATGTGGTTCTCCAACATAGGC CAAATAGAGAGGGAAATATCCTTCAGAACAGAGTCtggattatatttttcattctacAAGCAAATAGTACTAGCGCCGTCGTTATTACAAG GTATTCAAGATGTTATGCATGACAATAGAACAGAGCACCTGAGGACAATTAATATTTTAGAGAGATTTAATATTTATCAAGAAGTTATTTTAGCAGCTCTGTACAGAATTTTACCAATACAG GGATCTGTGGAATATGTGTACTTTTATATTGATACAATCTTTGGCTTACATGGGATGTACATGGTGTCGTTGTTTGTATCATCATGGTTACTGAGTGGTTCTTGGCTGGCTGGGCTGCTGTCTGCAAGTTTCTATATTTTTAACAA GGATGAAACTACACGACTGTGGTTTACAATTCCACTGCGTGAGAGTTTTGGATTTCCGTTCATTTTTGCACAACTTGCATTTATTACTGTTTACTTTAAGAGGAATGTTTCTTCACTTGCTCAG GCAGTATGTTTGGTTGGCATAGCagtttcaacatttttctttacattagTGTGGCAGTTTGCCCAGTTCATTCTTCTTTTGGAGTCTATGGCATTCTTTGGTACCTATTCCCTTGGCTTTATCCCCAAATATAAG GCTCGTGCTATGTACCTGATGGTGATTAGTTCTCTTCTTGGAGTGTGTATTTTACAGTTTGTGAATGACATGATTCTTTGTTCTCTTGCGCTGAGTTTTGCCATTGCATCTTTTATTCTCCTGACTTTCCAT AGTGAAGACAATTCAAATGATAGTTTCATCTACAAAGTGTTGAAGCTTATCATCAATATTGCTGCTACTTTACTGTTAGCAGGATGCATAAGCTTTGTTTCTAAG GTTATATTCAGAATAGAATCCGATGAGCACATCTTTAAGTTCCTTAAGTCGAAGTTTGGTTACGGTATTGGAAG GGATTTCGATTCGCTGCTGTATCTTTGTGAAAAAGCATTTCAGTTCTGTCCCTTGGCTGTCTACTCGAGACTTACCACCGGTGTGGTTTTCCCGTGTTATGTCGTGTCTTTGTTAGCCGTACTGTTTCTGTTGGCCTATACTGTATTCATGAATTGGAG ATCTAAACCTGAGGATACTGCTGAAGAAACCAAATGTCTTTACCTTAACTCTCATCCTGAGGTAGTTTATCAAGCCATACAGAGCGTTTTCTTTGGTGCTCTAGCTATCACGACTGTCCGCTTCAAGTATTTGTGGATACCGCACATGTGCCTGTTTGCCGCCGGAATATTCTGCAACCAGGCCTTCTGGAAAGCGGCTCTGAACAAAGTAGGAATCAAGCAAATATAC GGAAAGGTCATGGGTCATGGCGTTCCTGTCCTGCTTCTTGCTCTTCTGCTCTACAAT CGTCTCCCCAATGCTCTGAAAGAACTCGAATTTCTGAGAGAATTCTACGATCCTGACACTGTACAGTTAATGAAATGGATAAA TGAGAACACCCCTCCAGATGCTTCGTTCACGGGAAGTATGCAGTTACTGGCCGGAGTAAAGCTCTGTACAGACCGACACATCACAAACCATCCGCACTACGAGAATAAGTTCCTTAGAGAAAGAACTAAGCAG GTTTATCAAATTTACGCCCGACGACCGCCCGAAGAAGTCTACAAGATTCTTCGGCAACACAGCACAGACTACATCATTTTAGAAAACAGCATCTGTCTTTCACAACAAGATCGGGGTTGCAGGCTTGTCGACCTACTCGATTTGGATAATGGTCACATGATCGAGGGCGGCCAGTCAGAGGAAGGATTGCACTTAACAAATGTTCCCCGTTTCTGTAAAGCTATAAAAACAGATGTTAAGAATTTTAGTCCGtattttaagaaagtttttgaaaatcGTACTTTTTACTTGTACAAACTTTTATGA
- the LOC131789026 gene encoding uncharacterized protein, protein MKSGVVIFLLLSVVYGSEVSLKETTKDQSTQINVTETDRANSETVSIDFEQTKVDRDQNGGVKDARILRVNIRVSVVDGVVHVNNAKAIHKAVTTFHFYAEIDEIGKNREVLQHMPRVLIVIRVLVNESEQINEQGVFKMLRVQEEIVEVDKQALTQIKVTQLVLKLDSANNELIGKRVVTTIELKDSDVHKIPRDKDNHRYPDGHLPDHPYSDKSNPKPKPAQLPNHPLQADSSKHGLCAKFHKLPFAARLAVFAVVAIIGIGTFTCCLWVFCCKPPASGKKINLKDYEDKFSYDGEFEAPALEHKVPIEKQKLVIDA, encoded by the exons ATGAAGTCGGGAGTTGttatctttcttcttctctCCGTAGTATACGGTTCAGAAGTGAGCCTCAAGGAGACAACTAAGGATCAAAGTACCCAAATTAATGTAACAGAGACGGATAGAGCTAACAGTGAGACTGTTAGCATCGATTTTGAGCAAACTAAGGTTGACCGTGATCAGAATGGCGGCGTTAAAGATGCTAGAATTCTAAGA gtAAACATCCGAGTCAGTGTTGTGGATGGTGTAGTTCACGTGAACAATGCCAAAGCCATTCATAAGGCAGTCACAACTTTCCACTTCTATGCAGAAATTG ATGAAATTGGCAAGAACCGCGAGGTACTTCAGCACATGCCAAGGGTCCTTATTGTGATCAGGGTGTTGGTTAATGAATCAGAACAGATAAATGAGCAGGGAGTTTTCAAAATGCTGCGTGTGCAGGAGGAAATTGTTGAGGTAGACAAGCAAGCATTGACACAAATCAAAGTGACACAGCTTGTGTTGAAACTAGATTCTGCCAACAATGAATTGATTGGCAAGCGTGTGGTCACAACAATTGAGCTGAAAGATTCTGATGTACACAAGATACCCCGCGATAAAGACAATCATAGATACCCTGATG GCCACTTGCCTGACCACCCATACAGTGACAAGTCAAACCCAAAACCCAAGCCAGCTCAGCTTCCAAACCATCCTTTGCAAGCTGACTCG TCAAAGCATGGACTCTGTGCAAAGTTCCACAAGCTGCCATTTGCTGCCCGCTTGGCTGTCTTTGCAGTGGTGGCTATTATTGGCATTGGTACTTTCACCTGCTGTTTGTGGGTGTTCTGCTGCAAACCACCAGCCTCAGGCAAGAAAATCAACCTCAAAGACTATGAGGACAAGTTTTCATATGATGGGGAGTTTGAAGCTCCAGCTTTGGAACATAAGGTTCCCATTGAGAAGCAGAAGCTGGTCATTGATGCATGA
- the LOC131773227 gene encoding uncharacterized protein, whose product MFAKKNVLAAAIMLCNDEILDEDEMFCVFSELNRKNPPFPYWNYDRIEKQMDDMSSAEIKSEFRFGHSELPLLAEALQIPEYFVCSNGTVASGMEGLLMLLKRFAYPCRLSDMIPRFGRSVPEISLILAEVTDHIYRTSGHLLQDLNQPWLEPQQLESFARAIHQRGAALSNCWGFVDGTVRPICRPGEHQRIMYNGHKRVHGIKFQSVVAPNGLIANLYGPVEGKRHDAGMLRMSDLLDQLQQFSHSPAGQPLCIYGDPAYPLRIHLQAPYKAAHLTQDQEAFNSSMSNVRSAVEWVFGDILSYFAFLDFKKNLKIGLSPIGTMYSVCGLLRNAITCFYGSTTSDYFDLQPPTIQEYFQI is encoded by the exons ATGTTTGCGAAGAAAAATGTCTTGGCAGCTGCGATTATGCTTTGTAATGATGAAATACTCGATGAAGATGAGATGTTTTGCGTGTTTTCCGAGCTGAACAGGAAAAATCCACCCTTTCCGTACTGGAACTACGATCGTATCGAGAAGCAAATGGACGATATGTCATCTGCAGAAATCAAATCCGAGTTTAGATTTGGTCACTCAGAACTCCCTCTCCTGGCAGAGGCACTACAAATACCAGAGTACTTCGTCTGCAGTAATGGGACTGTTGCTTCTGGAATGGAAGGGCTGCTCATGTTGCTGAAGCGGTTCGCATATCCGTGTCGCTTGAGCGACATGATACCAAGATTTGGACGCTCAGTTCCAGAAATCAGTTTGATTTTGGCTGAGGTTACAGACCACATCTACCGTACCAGTGGCCATCTACTGCAAGACTTGAACCAGCCTTGGTTAGAGCCACAGCAACTCGAGAGTTTTGCTCGTGCTATTCACCAGAGAGGGGCTGCACTGAGTAATTGTTGGGGGTTTGTGGACGGTACTGTTCGACCAATCTGTCGCCCTGGTGAACACCAGCGTATTATGTATAATGGACATAAAAGGGTGCACGGAATTAAATTTCAGTCAGTTGTGGCACCGAATGGTTTGATTGCAAACCTCTATGGACCTGTAG AGGGGAAACGCCATGATGCTGGGATGCTGCGGATGTCAGATCTTCTAGATCAACTGCAGCAGTTTTCCCACAGCCCAGCAGGTCAGCCACTTTGTATATATGGCGATCCTGCCTACCCACTAAGAATTCACTTACAGGCTCCATACAAGGCAGCACACCTAACCCAAGATCAAGAGGCTTTTAATTCATCCATGAGTAATGTCAGGAGCGCTGTGGAGTGGGTCTTTGGGGAcattctttcttattttgcttttctgGATTTCAAAAAGAACCTAAAGATTGGACTTAGCCCTATTGGCACAATGTACTCTGTTTGTGGCCTACTTAGAAATGCTATTACATGTTTTTATGGTTCGACTACATCTGACTATTTTGATTTGCAGCCACCAACTATCCAAGAGTACTTTCAAATTTAG